The following are from one region of the Arachis duranensis cultivar V14167 chromosome 10, aradu.V14167.gnm2.J7QH, whole genome shotgun sequence genome:
- the LOC127742924 gene encoding histone chaperone asf-1-like, with translation METGVIFYEFEDPYVYEDPVHHSYFIMGLEPPQPLNEVEPEPIIPDEPELAGDYVPVIPPEWDFPPEPIPDFPQPDELALPDDRVAPIYANGPVLVNGFVHSDSSVSGGSEGIVVAADDDDEEDPEIEIEHDEEMDEPHGNSLNGHE, from the exons ATGGAGACGGGCGTGATCTTCTATGAGTTCGAGGACCCTTACGTCTACGAGGATCCGGTACATCACAGTTACTTCATCATGGGATTGGAGCCTC CTCAACCTTTGAATGAGGTGGAACCTGAGCCTATCATTCCTGATGAGCCCGAGTTAGCTGGTGACTACGTACCTGTGATACCACCAGAGTGGGACTTTCCCCCTGAGCCGATCCCTGACTTTCCACAGCCTGATGAGCTGGCACTACCGGACGATAGGGTAGCTCCTATATACGCGAACGGACCTGTGCTCGTGAATGGTTTTGTACATAGTGACAGCAGTGTTTCTGGTGGATCTGAGGGTATAGTTGTAGCTgcggatgatgatgatgaggaggatcctgagatagagatagagcaTGATGAGGAGATGGACGAGCCTCACGGCAATTCTCTGAACGGCCACGAGTAG
- the LOC127742925 gene encoding 50S ribosomal protein L14, chloroplastic, producing MCIRIIGAGNRRYASIGDIVVAVIKEAVPNMSLERSEVIRAVIVRTCKELKRSNGMIIQYDDNAAVVIDQEGNPKGTRIFGAIARELRQLNFTKIVSLAPEVL from the coding sequence ATGTGTATTCGAATCATAGGAGCAGGTAATCGACGATATGCTTCTATTGGTGACATTGTTGTTGCTGTAATCAAGGAAGCGGTACCAAATATGTCTTTAGAAAGATCAGAAGTGATTAGAGCTGTAATTGTACGTACTTGTAAAGAACTTAAACGTAGCAATGGCATGATAATACAATATGATGATAATGCCGCGGTTGTCATTGATCAAGAGGGAAATCCAAAAGGAACTCGAATTTTTGGCGCAATCGCCCGGGAATTGAGACAGTTAAATTTCACTAAAATAGTTTCATTAGCACCTGAGGTATTATAA